From the genome of Ziziphus jujuba cultivar Dongzao chromosome 6, ASM3175591v1, one region includes:
- the LOC107431170 gene encoding uncharacterized protein LOC107431170 isoform X2 — MIKTGRGGRKQGNTTFEDSDESWILKPVDEHEDYHPLALELDSDYSLSLSSTSQTQTEILQPNIISKGVSLLDFLRTTSKNSQKSKWVSRNRHANVVKPQFVKKSEVGSSNSEVGILESEVGSMSVSERLNREHENGEQEKQEKEGKEGDGNGLASEIEVREDGIEQMLESSKEVDDNDISSRLEGLQMGLEEPELSEEQLKINDLSQEDELLAMESIYGENVFILDDRQSGLRTFQIHIHIEVPSEIAVTAKLNSSGDLNNTISNSSDGYSYSFKVQHLPPIVLTCLLPKSYPSHLPPCFTLCVRWLDPIRILNLCSMLDSIWKEQIGQEVIYQWVEWLHDSSLSHLGSDREIMLGPYGERHSEDKRAVSKCVSPDVDVPFIRRYNDEKLRENFQRNLHECCICFSEFAGTEFVRLPCLHFFCFKCMKSYSNTHVKAGIISKLQCPGEKCMGMIPPNLLKRLLGDEEYEQWESLMLQKSLESMPDVVYCPRCESPCTEDADQHAQCSQCFFSFCTLCKDRRHVGVECMTPELKLKILEERQNSSQLKDDQKKRELEMINEILSVKEILRDSKQCPACKMAISRTEGCNKMVCNNCGQFFCYHCNKAIDGYDHYSEGNCNLFPQEMIKGWEERINPYLDMDEVPDEPFDELVRPCPNCRQFNAKVGNNNHLLC; from the exons ATGATAAAGACTGGACGTGGAGGAAGAAAACAGGGAAATACTACATTCGAAGACAGTGATGAATCTTGGATTCTCAAACCTGTCGATGAACATGAAGACTATCATCCTCTTGCTCTGGAATTAGATTCTGATTACTCACTCTCACTCTCTTCCACTTCCCAGACACAGACAGAGATTCTCCAACCCAACATCATCAGTAAAGGGGTTTCCCTCCTAGATTTTCTCCGCACAACCTCCAAAAACAGCCAGAAATCCAAGTGGGTGTCCAGGAATCGGCATGCCAATGTTGTCAAACCCCAATTTGTGAAGAAATCCGAGGTGGGTTCTTCAAATTCTGAGGTGGGTATTTTGGAAAGTGAAGTGGGTTCCATGAGTGTTAGTGAAAGATTAAATAGGGAACATGAAAATGGGGAGCAAGAGAAGCAAGAAAAAGAAGGGAAGGAAGGAGATGGAAATGGTTTGGCATCAGAGATTGAGGTGAGAGAAGATGGAATTGAGCAAATGCTCGAGTCCAGCAAGGAAGTGGATGATAATGATATTTCCAGTAGGTTGGAAGGGTTGCAGATGGGTCTTGAAGAGCCAGAGTTGTCAGAAGAGCAGCTAAAAATCAATGATCTGTCACAGGAGGATGAG CTACTTGCTATGGAGTCCATTTATGGAGAGAATGTCTTCATCCTCGACGACAGACAGAGCGGTCTTCGAACTTTCCAG ATTCATATACACATTGAAGTTCCCAGTGAAATTGCTGTTACTGCAAAGCTGAATTCTTCTGGTGATCTTAATAATACCATAAGCAATAGTTCAGATGGCTATTCATACTCATTCAAAGTTCAGCATCTGCCACCAATTGTGTTGACATGTTTATTACCTAAATCATACCCCAGCCACTTACCGCCGTGTTTTACATTATGCGTTCGATGGCTGGATCCAATTAGGATTTTGAATCTTTGCTCCATGCTAGACTCCATATGGAAAGAACAAATTGGCCAGGAGGTGATATACCAATGGGTGGAATGGTTACACGATTCATCTCTTTCCCATCTCGGATCTGACAGAGAAATAATGCTTGGTCCTTATGGTGAAAGACACAGTGAAGATAAACGTGCTGTTTCGAAGTGTGTTTCGCCTGATGTCGATGTTCCTTTTATCAGAAGATACAACGATGAGAAGCTCCGAGAGAACTTCCAGAGAAACTTGCACGAATGCTGCATTTGTTTTAGTGAGTTTGCAG GCACTGAATTTGTCAGGCTGCCATGCCTGCATTTCTTTTGCTTCAAATGCATGAAGTCTTATTCCAACACACATGTCAAGGCAGGCATCATTAGCAAGCTTCAATGCCCTGGCGAAAAATGTATGGGTATGATTCCACCCAATTTGTTGAAAAGATTGCTTGGTGATGAAGAGTATGAGCAGTGGGAGTCTTTAATGTTGCAAAAATCACTTGAGTCTATGCCCGATGTTGTCTATTGCCCACGATGTGAATCACCCTGCACAGAGGATGCAGACCAGCATGCTCAGTGCTCACAATGTTTCTTCAGCTTTTGTACACTTTGCAAAGATCGACGCCATGTAGGTGTTGAATGCATGACACCAGAATTGAAGCTTAAAATCCTGGAG GAACGACAGAACTCATCTCAATTAAAGGATGACCAAAAGAAAAGGGAACTTGAGATGATTAACGAAATTCTTAGTGTCAAAGAAATACTCCGTGACTCTAAGCAATGCCCAGCTTGCAAGATGGCAATCTCCCGAACTGAAGGTTGTAACAAAATGGTCTGTAATAATTGTGGCCAGTTCTTCTGCTACCACTGTAATAAGGCTATTGATGGATATGATCATTACAG CGAGGGAAACTGTAATCTGTTCCCACAAGAAATGATTAAGGGCTGGGAAGAGCGCATAAATCCCTACCTGGATATGGATGAAGTTCCAGATGAACCCTTTGATGAACTTGTTCGACCATGCCCTAATTGTAGACAATTCAATGCAAAG GTTGGAAACAATAATCACCTATTGTGCTGA
- the LOC107431170 gene encoding uncharacterized protein LOC107431170 isoform X1 — translation MIKTGRGGRKQGNTTFEDSDESWILKPVDEHEDYHPLALELDSDYSLSLSSTSQTQTEILQPNIISKGVSLLDFLRTTSKNSQKSKWVSRNRHANVVKPQFVKKSEVGSSNSEVGILESEVGSMSVSERLNREHENGEQEKQEKEGKEGDGNGLASEIEVREDGIEQMLESSKEVDDNDISSRLEGLQMGLEEPELSEEQLKINDLSQEDELLAMESIYGENVFILDDRQSGLRTFQIHIHIEVPSEIAVTAKLNSSGDLNNTISNSSDGYSYSFKVQHLPPIVLTCLLPKSYPSHLPPCFTLCVRWLDPIRILNLCSMLDSIWKEQIGQEVIYQWVEWLHDSSLSHLGSDREIMLGPYGERHSEDKRAVSKCVSPDVDVPFIRRYNDEKLRENFQRNLHECCICFSEFAGTEFVRLPCLHFFCFKCMKSYSNTHVKAGIISKLQCPGEKCMGMIPPNLLKRLLGDEEYEQWESLMLQKSLESMPDVVYCPRCESPCTEDADQHAQCSQCFFSFCTLCKDRRHVGVECMTPELKLKILEERQNSSQLKDDQKKRELEMINEILSVKEILRDSKQCPACKMAISRTEGCNKMVCNNCGQFFCYHCNKAIDGYDHYSEGNCNLFPQEMIKGWEERINPYLDMDEVPDEPFDELVRPCPNCRQFNAKKDCEASCSALWTQRLQTTHCWLVLNTIKKSIFKVCV, via the exons ATGATAAAGACTGGACGTGGAGGAAGAAAACAGGGAAATACTACATTCGAAGACAGTGATGAATCTTGGATTCTCAAACCTGTCGATGAACATGAAGACTATCATCCTCTTGCTCTGGAATTAGATTCTGATTACTCACTCTCACTCTCTTCCACTTCCCAGACACAGACAGAGATTCTCCAACCCAACATCATCAGTAAAGGGGTTTCCCTCCTAGATTTTCTCCGCACAACCTCCAAAAACAGCCAGAAATCCAAGTGGGTGTCCAGGAATCGGCATGCCAATGTTGTCAAACCCCAATTTGTGAAGAAATCCGAGGTGGGTTCTTCAAATTCTGAGGTGGGTATTTTGGAAAGTGAAGTGGGTTCCATGAGTGTTAGTGAAAGATTAAATAGGGAACATGAAAATGGGGAGCAAGAGAAGCAAGAAAAAGAAGGGAAGGAAGGAGATGGAAATGGTTTGGCATCAGAGATTGAGGTGAGAGAAGATGGAATTGAGCAAATGCTCGAGTCCAGCAAGGAAGTGGATGATAATGATATTTCCAGTAGGTTGGAAGGGTTGCAGATGGGTCTTGAAGAGCCAGAGTTGTCAGAAGAGCAGCTAAAAATCAATGATCTGTCACAGGAGGATGAG CTACTTGCTATGGAGTCCATTTATGGAGAGAATGTCTTCATCCTCGACGACAGACAGAGCGGTCTTCGAACTTTCCAG ATTCATATACACATTGAAGTTCCCAGTGAAATTGCTGTTACTGCAAAGCTGAATTCTTCTGGTGATCTTAATAATACCATAAGCAATAGTTCAGATGGCTATTCATACTCATTCAAAGTTCAGCATCTGCCACCAATTGTGTTGACATGTTTATTACCTAAATCATACCCCAGCCACTTACCGCCGTGTTTTACATTATGCGTTCGATGGCTGGATCCAATTAGGATTTTGAATCTTTGCTCCATGCTAGACTCCATATGGAAAGAACAAATTGGCCAGGAGGTGATATACCAATGGGTGGAATGGTTACACGATTCATCTCTTTCCCATCTCGGATCTGACAGAGAAATAATGCTTGGTCCTTATGGTGAAAGACACAGTGAAGATAAACGTGCTGTTTCGAAGTGTGTTTCGCCTGATGTCGATGTTCCTTTTATCAGAAGATACAACGATGAGAAGCTCCGAGAGAACTTCCAGAGAAACTTGCACGAATGCTGCATTTGTTTTAGTGAGTTTGCAG GCACTGAATTTGTCAGGCTGCCATGCCTGCATTTCTTTTGCTTCAAATGCATGAAGTCTTATTCCAACACACATGTCAAGGCAGGCATCATTAGCAAGCTTCAATGCCCTGGCGAAAAATGTATGGGTATGATTCCACCCAATTTGTTGAAAAGATTGCTTGGTGATGAAGAGTATGAGCAGTGGGAGTCTTTAATGTTGCAAAAATCACTTGAGTCTATGCCCGATGTTGTCTATTGCCCACGATGTGAATCACCCTGCACAGAGGATGCAGACCAGCATGCTCAGTGCTCACAATGTTTCTTCAGCTTTTGTACACTTTGCAAAGATCGACGCCATGTAGGTGTTGAATGCATGACACCAGAATTGAAGCTTAAAATCCTGGAG GAACGACAGAACTCATCTCAATTAAAGGATGACCAAAAGAAAAGGGAACTTGAGATGATTAACGAAATTCTTAGTGTCAAAGAAATACTCCGTGACTCTAAGCAATGCCCAGCTTGCAAGATGGCAATCTCCCGAACTGAAGGTTGTAACAAAATGGTCTGTAATAATTGTGGCCAGTTCTTCTGCTACCACTGTAATAAGGCTATTGATGGATATGATCATTACAG CGAGGGAAACTGTAATCTGTTCCCACAAGAAATGATTAAGGGCTGGGAAGAGCGCATAAATCCCTACCTGGATATGGATGAAGTTCCAGATGAACCCTTTGATGAACTTGTTCGACCATGCCCTAATTGTAGACAATTCAATGCAAAG AAAGATTGTGAGGCGAGCTGCTCAGCATTATGGACCCAAAGGCTGCAAACAACACACTGTTGGTTAGTTCTCAACACGATCAAGAAATCCATTTTTAAGGTTTGTGTATAA
- the LOC107431173 gene encoding uncharacterized protein LOC107431173 isoform X1, with amino-acid sequence MNRTAAAAAALESEAPDLVCQLDNVQGMVDALTAVRWKRHQDAVIELSEHGIVLIVEETACLQAKVYLQRELFVRYEYSAQGRPRFGVSLGLFVDCLNTFSVPGHSSTIEIQYPGPDMQLLLKSVDSLDAGIYAEIRTRIPDTISWDYNFEPAGSAPLTFTVKSAALKEAIDDLEWPGSSIQVTLQPVPPTVTFRGDGHGDLQIDFMYYANADLLMAFHCDHQVSHRYKYKFLKATTSNIPGSVIKDNRGSKLTIGRGGMLKVQHLVSVARSSIPHPHIDSAGYQHPSRIAYIEFFVKPEEDEDTEND; translated from the exons atgaACAGGAcggcggcggcggcggcggcgTTAGAATCAGAAGCACCTGATCTGGTATGCCAGCTGGACAACGTCCAAGGAATGGTCGACGCCCTCACCGCCGTCCGATGGAAACGCCATCAG GATGCGGTCATCGAATTATCCGAACACGGCATCGTTTTGATAGTGGAGGAAACCGCTTGTCTTCAGGCCAAAGTTTATCTGCAGCGCGAG CTTTTCGTTCGTTATGAGTACAGTGCGCAAGGGCGACCGCGTTTTGGAGTGAGCTTGGGCTTGTTTGTTGATTGCTTGAACACGTTTTCAGTTCCTGGACATTCAAGCACAATTGAAATCCAATACCCGGGTCCTGATATGCAGCTACTTCTTAA GTCTGTTGATTCATTGGATGCAGGCATCTATGCAGAGATCAGAACAAGAATCCCTGATACAATTTCATGGGATTACAATTTTGAACCTGCAGGGAGCGCGCCACTTACTTTTACTGTTAAG TCTGCAGCACTGAAGGAAGCTATTGATGATCTTGAATGGCCTGGTTCGAGCATCCAGGTCACATTACAACCAGTTCCTCCAACTGTTACCTTTAGAGGTGATGGCCATGGAGATCTGCAG ATagacttcatgtattatgcaaATGCGGATCTTTTGATGGCATTTCATTGTGATCACCAAGTTTCTCACAG GTATAAATACAAGTTCCTCAAAGCAACAACTTCGAACATACCTGGTAGCGTCATTAAAGATAATAGGGGAAGCAAGTTGACTATTGGGAGAGGTGGAATGCTGAAAGTTCAGCACCTGGTTTCAGTGGCAAGATCATCCATTCCTCACCCGCATATCGATTCTGCTGGCTATCAGCATCCAAGTCGTATTGCTTATATTGAATTCTTCGTAAAACCAGAGGAAGATGAAGACACTGAGAATGATTAG
- the LOC107431173 gene encoding uncharacterized protein LOC107431173 isoform X2, whose amino-acid sequence MQLLLKSVDSLDAGIYAEIRTRIPDTISWDYNFEPAGSAPLTFTVKSAALKEAIDDLEWPGSSIQVTLQPVPPTVTFRGDGHGDLQIDFMYYANADLLMAFHCDHQVSHRYKYKFLKATTSNIPGSVIKDNRGSKLTIGRGGMLKVQHLVSVARSSIPHPHIDSAGYQHPSRIAYIEFFVKPEEDEDTEND is encoded by the exons ATGCAGCTACTTCTTAA GTCTGTTGATTCATTGGATGCAGGCATCTATGCAGAGATCAGAACAAGAATCCCTGATACAATTTCATGGGATTACAATTTTGAACCTGCAGGGAGCGCGCCACTTACTTTTACTGTTAAG TCTGCAGCACTGAAGGAAGCTATTGATGATCTTGAATGGCCTGGTTCGAGCATCCAGGTCACATTACAACCAGTTCCTCCAACTGTTACCTTTAGAGGTGATGGCCATGGAGATCTGCAG ATagacttcatgtattatgcaaATGCGGATCTTTTGATGGCATTTCATTGTGATCACCAAGTTTCTCACAG GTATAAATACAAGTTCCTCAAAGCAACAACTTCGAACATACCTGGTAGCGTCATTAAAGATAATAGGGGAAGCAAGTTGACTATTGGGAGAGGTGGAATGCTGAAAGTTCAGCACCTGGTTTCAGTGGCAAGATCATCCATTCCTCACCCGCATATCGATTCTGCTGGCTATCAGCATCCAAGTCGTATTGCTTATATTGAATTCTTCGTAAAACCAGAGGAAGATGAAGACACTGAGAATGATTAG
- the LOC107431185 gene encoding heat shock factor protein HSF8: MEGVSNGGDKSSGGGGGAQQPAPTPITNTNAPPPFLSKTYDMVDDPATDAIVSWSPTNNSFVVWNPPEFARDLLPKYFKHNNFSSFVRQLNTYGFRKVDPDRWEFANEGFLRGQKHLLRNINRRKPAHGHSNQQPQQSHGQSSVGACVEVGKFGLEEEVERLKRDKNVLMQELVRLRQQQQSTDTQLQTMVQRLQGMEQRQQQMMSFLAKAVQSPGFLAQFVQQKNESNRRISEANKKRRLKQEGIAENEHSAAPDGQIVKYQPLMNDAPQAMLRQILKVDNSAQMDSFNKNPDGFLIGDGSSSSIDSGSSSTRVSGVRLQEVPPTSGQSLPATSELTRHCPSAAISEIQSSSLPATSERVTTAPFPDISVLVGAQERPSIPLSQGDVVMPELSQMQEMVPDGAVDIPEDDYMGTETGDGFIPMSAGMNGSMSIEIDNFTPIDDIPPDPEIDALFENPSFWDEILVQSPVPDESTPAEEIPKGNEVQPTENGWDKVQHVDKLTEQMGLLASETKGV, from the exons ATGGAAGGAGTTTCCAATGGCGGCGATAAGTCGTCCGGCGGCGGCGGTGGGGCTCAACAGCCGGCGCCGACGCCGATTACGAACACGAACGCTCCGCCGCCGTTCTTGAGCAAGACTTACGACATGGTCGATGACCCGGCCACCGATGCGATCGTGTCTTGGAGCCCTACCAACAATAGCTTCGTTGTGTGGAACCCTCCTGAGTTCGCTAGGGACCTTTTGCCTAAATACTTCAAGCATAACAACTTTTCAAGCTTCGTTAGGCAGTTGAATACTTAT GGTTTTAGGAAGGTTGATCCTGATCGCTGGGAATTTGCAAATGAGGGCTTTTTGAGGGGTCAAAAACATCTGCTTAGGAATATTAATCGCCGAAAACCAGCTCATGGACACAGTAATCAACAGCCACAGCAATCTCATGGACAGAGTTCTGTAGGTGCATGTGTAGAGGTTGGGAAATTCGGGCTTGAGGAAGAGGTTGAGAGGCTTAAAAGGGATAAGAATGTCCTAATGCAGGAACTAGTGAGACTGAGGCAGCAGCAACAGAGTACTGATACCCAACTGCAAACCATGGTGCAGCGTCTTCAAGGGATGGAACAGCGGCAACAGCAGATGATGTCATTTCTAGCAAAGGCTGTGCAGAGCCCTGGTTTCTTGGCTCAGTTTGTGCAGCAGAAAAATGAAAGCAATAGACGCATAAGTGAAGCCAATAAAAAACGGAGGCTCAAGCAGGAAGGTATTGCTGAGAATGAGCATTCTGCTGCTCCTGATGGACAAATTGTTAAATATCAGCCTCTGATGAATGATGCTCCACAGGCAATGCTCAGGCAGATTTTGAAAGTAGATAACTCTGCCCAGATGGACTCTTTTAACAAAAATCCAGATGGATTCTTGATTGGTGATGGTTCATCATCATCTATAGACAGTGGGAGTTCCTCAACCCGTGTATCAGGAGTAAGACTTCAAGAGGTCCCACCAACGTCAGGGCAGTCACTACCAGCTACATCTGAACTCACTAGGCACTGCCCTTCAGCTGCCATATCTGAAATTCAATCTTCCTCACTGCCTGCAACTTCTGAGAGGGTTACCACTGCACCATTCCCAGATATAAGTGTACTGGTTGGAGCACAAGAGAGACCATCCATTCCTCTTTCTCAGGGAGATGTTGTCATGCCCGAGCTTTCTCAAATGCAAGAAATGGTGCCTGATGGTGCAGTTGATATTCCTGAAGACGATTACATGGGAACCGAGACAGGTGATGGATTTATTCCAATGTCAGCAGGAATGAATGGATCAATGTCAATAGAAATTGATAATTTTACCCCAATTGATGATATTCCCCCTGATCCTGAAATCGATGCATTATTTGAAAATCCTTCCTTCTGGGATGAAATTCTTGTTCAAAGTCCAGTGCCGGATGAATCAACCCCTGCGGAGGAAATTCCCAAGGGAAATGAAGTGCAACCAACAGAGAATGGATGGGACAAAGTTCAGCATGTGGATAAGCTTACAGAACAAATGGGACTTCTTGCATCGGAGACGAAAGGTGTTTGA
- the LOC107431186 gene encoding mitogen-activated protein kinase kinase 10, translating to MTLVRERRHQQALRLALPPPSPSTDRKQRTHLPALSPATSPDSPCIENLSELEKLAVLGHGNGGTVYKVCHKKTSLVYALKVLRFNHNAIANRQQAAREAEILKLVDSPYIIRCHGVLDNGLMDEDSGGDLCFLMEYMEEGSLHDMLRARQRLPEQVIASVARRVLQGLEYLHGMQIVHRDIKPSNLLINGRGEVKIADFGVSDVVAGTCETCDSYMGTCAYMSPERFDPERWGRDGSDGFAGDVWSLGVVVLQCHMGRFPLIGPGQRPDWTTLMCVISFGERLDMPETASAEFQSFVSACLEKDWRKRATVAELLHHPFVDTSYCSSAEDLIDYVLHG from the coding sequence ATGACATTGGTGAGAGAAAGGAGACACCAGCAAGCATTGAGGCTCGCCCTTCCACCACCATCCCCATCAACTGACCGCAAGCAACGTACCCATTTGCCGGCATTATCGCCGGCCACCAGTCCAGATTCTCCTTGCATCGAGAACCTCTCTGAGCTTGAAAAACTGGCGGTTCTTGGCCATGGAAATGGTGGCACGGTCTATAAGGTTTGTCATAAGAAAACCTCGTTAGTTTATGCTTTGAAAGTTCTCCGGTTTAATCACAATGCGATTGCTAACCGGCAACAAGCTGCTCGGGAAGCCGAGATTCTGAAACTTGTCGACTCACCATATATTATAAGGTGTCATGGCGTTTTGGATAATGGCCTCATGGATGAGGACAGTGGAGGTGATCTATGCTTCCTCATGGAGTACATGGAAGAAGGGTCACTGCATGACATGCTTCGAGCTCGCCAGAGATTGCCTGAACAGGTGATCGCCAGCGTGGCAAGAAGAGTCCTTCAAGGACTGGAATATCTTCATGGCATGCAGATTGTTCACAGGGATATCAAACCCTCGAATCTCCTCATAAATGGGAGAGGAGAGGTGAAGATTGCAGACTTTGGGGTGAGTGATGTTGTTGCAGGAACTTGTGAGACATGTGACTCTTACATGGGAACCTGTGCCTACATGAGTCCGGAAAGATTTGATCCAGAGAGGTGGGGCAGGGACGGCTCAGATGGGTTTGCTGGAGACGTATGGTCCCTAGGTGTGGTGGTGTTGCAATGCCACATGGGTCGGTTTCCATTAATAGGTCCAGGGCAGAGACCAGACTGGACGACATTGATGTGTGTGATAAGCTTCGGTGAGAGGCTAGACATGCCAGAGACGGCATCAGCAGAGTTTCAGAGCTTTGTCAGTGCATGCCTTGAGAAGGACTGGAGGAAGAGAGCAACGGTTGCTGAGCTTCTTCACCACCCATTTGTGGATACAAGTTATTGCTCTTCTGCAGAAGATCTGATCGATTATGTTTTGCATGGTTGA